The Eleutherodactylus coqui strain aEleCoq1 chromosome 13, aEleCoq1.hap1, whole genome shotgun sequence genome includes a window with the following:
- the LOC136587975 gene encoding glutathione S-transferase P 1-like yields MLLVDTTYQLLEDAPYTSGQTMSGYVITYLPHRGRAEGIRMLLADQGATWKEEVVPIAEWLEGKSDLKQQAVFGQLPQLKDGDFVLYQSNSILRYLARKYGIAGGSNQESALIDMVNDGVEDLRGKYSRFFMTELETGKEKYATELAKHLPAFEKILSQNCNGTKYVVGDKISYADYNLLDLLYCHLYLFPDCVSSFPLLTAFMDRIASRPKLSEYLKSEARINRPVVPKM; encoded by the exons ATGCTGCTAGTAGACACTACATACCAGCTTCTGGAGGACGCTCCCTACACAAGTGGTCAGACAA TGAGTGGATATGTTATCACCTATTTGCCACATAGGG GTAGAGCTGAGGGCATACGTATGCTACTTGCAGATCAAGGAGCTACATGGAAAGAAGAGGTGGTGCCAATTGCAGAATGGTTGGAAGGAAAATCTGACCTTAAGCAACAAGCT GTTTTCGGTCAGCTGCCACAGTTAAAAGATGGAGACTTTGTTCTGTATCAGAGCAATAGCATCCTGAGATACCTTGCACGCAAGTATG GTATTGCTGGGGGCAGCAACCAGGAGAGTGCGCTCATTGACATGGTGAATGATGGCGTGGAAGACCTGAGAGGGAAATACAGCCGCTTTTTCATGACTGAACTT GAGACGGGTAAAGAGAAGTATGCAACTGAACTTGCCAAACACTTGCCAGCATTTGAGAAGATTCTTTCCCAGAACTGTAATGGAACCAAATATGTAGTTGGAGATAAG ATCTCGTATGCAGATTACAACCTCCTGGACCTCCTGTACTGTCACCTTTACTTATTCCCAGATTGCGTGTCATCATTTCCTCTGCTTACTGCATTCATGGATCGCATTGCTTCCCGCCCTAAACTTAGTGAATACTTGAAATCTGAAGCTCGGATTAACCGACCTGTTGTGCCTAAAATGTAA